One genomic window of Aptenodytes patagonicus chromosome 3, bAptPat1.pri.cur, whole genome shotgun sequence includes the following:
- the TAGAP gene encoding T-cell activation Rho GTPase-activating protein isoform X3, whose translation MDAFSQDLLAILYMKGPSTEGIFRKAANEKARKELKEDLNKGGNVDLKSKSVHLLAVVLKDFLRNIPSKLLSADLYEKWMQALEKPSKQEKTEELKEVADKLPRPNLVLLKHLLSLLHHISQNAETNRMDSSNLAICVGPNMLSPEMDNTLPLEVQKEMNDKVTVLVEFLINNCLEIFGEDIALSVCASAEESPEHIDSSTEHLCAAHQNDSAYDSPDPEAEGSPRTSQMEQPKERSTSVSRRYPTRISAPSLTNFRNDISMMDRRYSEPDLSFQNRLESRIRKQKLNKSEDNFPVQQKQLGLEALEKQLAILPSQLSTDSLPKTSSSCSLESSDGSVFTSSPVVSPSSPKKTFLNRPQSFSTKATEDCSMPSREIKKHSMSFSFANRRKTLIKTQSWGPGKNMGFQRDSFTKKEDQFSCRVVQENSPDDDEPLPVEYQQRPRFRSADEVFREVDQRNPGRPPSYEEATKNCLATKVPSHNLTVQTMRLKVSNQDALPTHPCSSCAQDAAYTPLRDLPSGRVSAAKDSDVETETLSVTVGINSRVSLPVTPGVYRLRAMSESCQKNKLEYVARRCSQPVFEVDQIQYAKESYV comes from the exons GATCTCCTAGCCATATTGTATATGAAAGGACCCTCCACTGAAGGGATATTCAGAAAAGCTGCCAATGAGAAAGCACGAAAGGAGTTGAAGGAGGACCTAAACAAAGGCGGGAATGTTGATTTGAAAAGCAAATCTGTGCACCTGCTGGCAGTGGTCTTGAAG gacttcctccgaaatATTCCCTCCAAACTCCTGTCGGCCGACCTCTATGAGAAGTGGATGCAAGCtctggagaagccaagcaagcaggaaaaaactgAAGAATTGAAAGA GGTGGCTGACAAACTGCCTAGACCAAACCTTGTCTTGCTCAAGCACTTGCTGTCTCTGCTCCACCACATCAGCCAAAACGCCGAGACCAACAGGATGGACTCCAGCAATCTGGCCATCTGCGTTGGCCCAAATATGCTGAGCCCAGAGATGGACAACACGCTGCCGCTGGAAGTGCAGAAGGAGATGAATGACAAG GTGACAGTGTTGGTGGAGTTCCTCATAAACAACTGCTTAGAAATATTTGGGGAGGACATTGCCTTGTCGGTCTGTGCCTCGGCTGAGGAGTCACCGGAACACATAGACAGCTCCACAG AGCACCTATGTGCTGCTCATCAGAATGACTCTGCCTATGACAGCCCAGATCCTGAAGCTGAAGGCAGCCCCCGTACCTCTCAGATGGAGCAGCCCAAAGAGAGGAGCACTAGTGTGAGCAGAAGATACCCAACACGCATCTCTGCCCCTTCACTGACTAATTTCAGAAATGACATCAGCATGATGGACAGGAGGTACTCGGAGCCAGACCTGTCCTTCCAGAACCGCCTTGAAAGCAGGATAAGGAAACAGAAGCTAAACAAAAGTGAGGACAATTTTCCGGTTCAGCAGAAACAGCTAGGGTTGGAGGCACTGGAGAAACAGCTTGCAATCTTACCTTCACAATTATCAACTGACTCTCTACCCAAAACATCCTCCAGTTGCTCCCTGGAGAGCTCTGATGGCTCAGTCTTCACCAGCTCCCCAGTAGTTTCGCCCTCTAGTcccaaaaaaacctttttaaataGGCCCCAGTCCTTTTCCACCAAGGCCACTGAAGACTGCAGTATGCCTAGCAGAGAGATCAAAAAGCATTCCATGTCGTTCTCTTTTGCAAACCGCAGGAAAACACTAATAAAAACCCAGAGTTGGGGGCCTGGAAAAAACATGGGTTTTCAGAGAGACAGCTTCACAAAGAAAGAAGATCAGTTCTCCTGCAGAGTCGTCCAGGAGAACAGCCCTGATGATGACGAACCATTGCCTGTGGAGTATCAGCAAAGGCCCCGTTTCAGGTCAGCTGATGAAGTGTTCAGAGAGGTAGACCAGAGGAATCCTGGAAGACCACCCTCTTACGAAGAGGCTACTAAAAACTGCCTGGCCACTAAAGTTCCCTCCCACAATCTCACGGTTCAAACTATGAGATTAAAGGTGTCAAACCAGGATGCTTTGCCGACTCATCCATGCAGCAGCTGTGCACAGGACGCAGCATATACACCTCTAAGGGATCTACCCAGTGGCAGAGTTTCTGCAGCGAAGGATTCTGATGTGGAAACTGAAACCCTCAGCGTCACTGTGGGAATAAACTCCCGTGTGAGTTTACCCGTGACCCCGGGAGTCTACCGATTGAGAGCCATGTCTGAATCCTGTCAAAAGAACAAACTTGAGTATGTGGCTCGGAGGTGCAGCCAGCCAGTTTTTGAGGTAGACCAGATCCAGTATGCTAAGGAATCCTACGTTTAA
- the TAGAP gene encoding T-cell activation Rho GTPase-activating protein isoform X1, whose protein sequence is MPSASSQEVKELWLDSLLGQTKGPKETRVSRAPPIKLLMKVLSSCNTSKTLNAGNMESLIECQSEANAKKCPALVPADTEDGLCHSTADGTKKRKKGISQSFTLRRSSTSGNSPGQLDSGAKISLFGQPLAIICGEDDTLPQPVQDLLAILYMKGPSTEGIFRKAANEKARKELKEDLNKGGNVDLKSKSVHLLAVVLKDFLRNIPSKLLSADLYEKWMQALEKPSKQEKTEELKEVADKLPRPNLVLLKHLLSLLHHISQNAETNRMDSSNLAICVGPNMLSPEMDNTLPLEVQKEMNDKVTVLVEFLINNCLEIFGEDIALSVCASAEESPEHIDSSTEHLCAAHQNDSAYDSPDPEAEGSPRTSQMEQPKERSTSVSRRYPTRISAPSLTNFRNDISMMDRRYSEPDLSFQNRLESRIRKQKLNKSEDNFPVQQKQLGLEALEKQLAILPSQLSTDSLPKTSSSCSLESSDGSVFTSSPVVSPSSPKKTFLNRPQSFSTKATEDCSMPSREIKKHSMSFSFANRRKTLIKTQSWGPGKNMGFQRDSFTKKEDQFSCRVVQENSPDDDEPLPVEYQQRPRFRSADEVFREVDQRNPGRPPSYEEATKNCLATKVPSHNLTVQTMRLKVSNQDALPTHPCSSCAQDAAYTPLRDLPSGRVSAAKDSDVETETLSVTVGINSRVSLPVTPGVYRLRAMSESCQKNKLEYVARRCSQPVFEVDQIQYAKESYV, encoded by the exons tTCGCAGGAGGTGAAGGAGCTCTGGCTGGACTCACTCCTTGG GCAAACAAAAGGACCAAAGGAAACCAGAGTGTCCAGAGCTCCCCCGATCAAACTCCTAATGAAAGTGTTAAGCAGCTGTAATACT TCAAAGACACTAAATGCTGGGAACATGGAGAGTCTGATTGAGTGCCAGTCCGAG GCTAATGCCAAGAAATGCCCCGCACTGGTCCCAGCAGATACTGAAGACGGACTTTGCCACTCGACTG CAGATGGAacgaagaaaagaaagaaggggatATCGCAGTCGTTTACTCTGAGACGAAGCTCTACCAGCGGGAATTCCCCAGGGCAGCTAGACTCGGGTGCCAAAATCAGTCTGTTTGGCCAGCCTCTGGCAATTATCTGTGGAGAAGATGACACATTGCCCCAGCCGGTGCAG GATCTCCTAGCCATATTGTATATGAAAGGACCCTCCACTGAAGGGATATTCAGAAAAGCTGCCAATGAGAAAGCACGAAAGGAGTTGAAGGAGGACCTAAACAAAGGCGGGAATGTTGATTTGAAAAGCAAATCTGTGCACCTGCTGGCAGTGGTCTTGAAG gacttcctccgaaatATTCCCTCCAAACTCCTGTCGGCCGACCTCTATGAGAAGTGGATGCAAGCtctggagaagccaagcaagcaggaaaaaactgAAGAATTGAAAGA GGTGGCTGACAAACTGCCTAGACCAAACCTTGTCTTGCTCAAGCACTTGCTGTCTCTGCTCCACCACATCAGCCAAAACGCCGAGACCAACAGGATGGACTCCAGCAATCTGGCCATCTGCGTTGGCCCAAATATGCTGAGCCCAGAGATGGACAACACGCTGCCGCTGGAAGTGCAGAAGGAGATGAATGACAAG GTGACAGTGTTGGTGGAGTTCCTCATAAACAACTGCTTAGAAATATTTGGGGAGGACATTGCCTTGTCGGTCTGTGCCTCGGCTGAGGAGTCACCGGAACACATAGACAGCTCCACAG AGCACCTATGTGCTGCTCATCAGAATGACTCTGCCTATGACAGCCCAGATCCTGAAGCTGAAGGCAGCCCCCGTACCTCTCAGATGGAGCAGCCCAAAGAGAGGAGCACTAGTGTGAGCAGAAGATACCCAACACGCATCTCTGCCCCTTCACTGACTAATTTCAGAAATGACATCAGCATGATGGACAGGAGGTACTCGGAGCCAGACCTGTCCTTCCAGAACCGCCTTGAAAGCAGGATAAGGAAACAGAAGCTAAACAAAAGTGAGGACAATTTTCCGGTTCAGCAGAAACAGCTAGGGTTGGAGGCACTGGAGAAACAGCTTGCAATCTTACCTTCACAATTATCAACTGACTCTCTACCCAAAACATCCTCCAGTTGCTCCCTGGAGAGCTCTGATGGCTCAGTCTTCACCAGCTCCCCAGTAGTTTCGCCCTCTAGTcccaaaaaaacctttttaaataGGCCCCAGTCCTTTTCCACCAAGGCCACTGAAGACTGCAGTATGCCTAGCAGAGAGATCAAAAAGCATTCCATGTCGTTCTCTTTTGCAAACCGCAGGAAAACACTAATAAAAACCCAGAGTTGGGGGCCTGGAAAAAACATGGGTTTTCAGAGAGACAGCTTCACAAAGAAAGAAGATCAGTTCTCCTGCAGAGTCGTCCAGGAGAACAGCCCTGATGATGACGAACCATTGCCTGTGGAGTATCAGCAAAGGCCCCGTTTCAGGTCAGCTGATGAAGTGTTCAGAGAGGTAGACCAGAGGAATCCTGGAAGACCACCCTCTTACGAAGAGGCTACTAAAAACTGCCTGGCCACTAAAGTTCCCTCCCACAATCTCACGGTTCAAACTATGAGATTAAAGGTGTCAAACCAGGATGCTTTGCCGACTCATCCATGCAGCAGCTGTGCACAGGACGCAGCATATACACCTCTAAGGGATCTACCCAGTGGCAGAGTTTCTGCAGCGAAGGATTCTGATGTGGAAACTGAAACCCTCAGCGTCACTGTGGGAATAAACTCCCGTGTGAGTTTACCCGTGACCCCGGGAGTCTACCGATTGAGAGCCATGTCTGAATCCTGTCAAAAGAACAAACTTGAGTATGTGGCTCGGAGGTGCAGCCAGCCAGTTTTTGAGGTAGACCAGATCCAGTATGCTAAGGAATCCTACGTTTAA
- the TAGAP gene encoding T-cell activation Rho GTPase-activating protein isoform X2 — translation MPSASSQEVKELWLDSLLGQTKGPKETRVSRAPPIKLLMKVLSSCNTSKTLNAGNMESLIECQSEANAKKCPALVPADTEDGLCHSTDGTKKRKKGISQSFTLRRSSTSGNSPGQLDSGAKISLFGQPLAIICGEDDTLPQPVQDLLAILYMKGPSTEGIFRKAANEKARKELKEDLNKGGNVDLKSKSVHLLAVVLKDFLRNIPSKLLSADLYEKWMQALEKPSKQEKTEELKEVADKLPRPNLVLLKHLLSLLHHISQNAETNRMDSSNLAICVGPNMLSPEMDNTLPLEVQKEMNDKVTVLVEFLINNCLEIFGEDIALSVCASAEESPEHIDSSTEHLCAAHQNDSAYDSPDPEAEGSPRTSQMEQPKERSTSVSRRYPTRISAPSLTNFRNDISMMDRRYSEPDLSFQNRLESRIRKQKLNKSEDNFPVQQKQLGLEALEKQLAILPSQLSTDSLPKTSSSCSLESSDGSVFTSSPVVSPSSPKKTFLNRPQSFSTKATEDCSMPSREIKKHSMSFSFANRRKTLIKTQSWGPGKNMGFQRDSFTKKEDQFSCRVVQENSPDDDEPLPVEYQQRPRFRSADEVFREVDQRNPGRPPSYEEATKNCLATKVPSHNLTVQTMRLKVSNQDALPTHPCSSCAQDAAYTPLRDLPSGRVSAAKDSDVETETLSVTVGINSRVSLPVTPGVYRLRAMSESCQKNKLEYVARRCSQPVFEVDQIQYAKESYV, via the exons tTCGCAGGAGGTGAAGGAGCTCTGGCTGGACTCACTCCTTGG GCAAACAAAAGGACCAAAGGAAACCAGAGTGTCCAGAGCTCCCCCGATCAAACTCCTAATGAAAGTGTTAAGCAGCTGTAATACT TCAAAGACACTAAATGCTGGGAACATGGAGAGTCTGATTGAGTGCCAGTCCGAG GCTAATGCCAAGAAATGCCCCGCACTGGTCCCAGCAGATACTGAAGACGGACTTTGCCACTCGACTG ATGGAacgaagaaaagaaagaaggggatATCGCAGTCGTTTACTCTGAGACGAAGCTCTACCAGCGGGAATTCCCCAGGGCAGCTAGACTCGGGTGCCAAAATCAGTCTGTTTGGCCAGCCTCTGGCAATTATCTGTGGAGAAGATGACACATTGCCCCAGCCGGTGCAG GATCTCCTAGCCATATTGTATATGAAAGGACCCTCCACTGAAGGGATATTCAGAAAAGCTGCCAATGAGAAAGCACGAAAGGAGTTGAAGGAGGACCTAAACAAAGGCGGGAATGTTGATTTGAAAAGCAAATCTGTGCACCTGCTGGCAGTGGTCTTGAAG gacttcctccgaaatATTCCCTCCAAACTCCTGTCGGCCGACCTCTATGAGAAGTGGATGCAAGCtctggagaagccaagcaagcaggaaaaaactgAAGAATTGAAAGA GGTGGCTGACAAACTGCCTAGACCAAACCTTGTCTTGCTCAAGCACTTGCTGTCTCTGCTCCACCACATCAGCCAAAACGCCGAGACCAACAGGATGGACTCCAGCAATCTGGCCATCTGCGTTGGCCCAAATATGCTGAGCCCAGAGATGGACAACACGCTGCCGCTGGAAGTGCAGAAGGAGATGAATGACAAG GTGACAGTGTTGGTGGAGTTCCTCATAAACAACTGCTTAGAAATATTTGGGGAGGACATTGCCTTGTCGGTCTGTGCCTCGGCTGAGGAGTCACCGGAACACATAGACAGCTCCACAG AGCACCTATGTGCTGCTCATCAGAATGACTCTGCCTATGACAGCCCAGATCCTGAAGCTGAAGGCAGCCCCCGTACCTCTCAGATGGAGCAGCCCAAAGAGAGGAGCACTAGTGTGAGCAGAAGATACCCAACACGCATCTCTGCCCCTTCACTGACTAATTTCAGAAATGACATCAGCATGATGGACAGGAGGTACTCGGAGCCAGACCTGTCCTTCCAGAACCGCCTTGAAAGCAGGATAAGGAAACAGAAGCTAAACAAAAGTGAGGACAATTTTCCGGTTCAGCAGAAACAGCTAGGGTTGGAGGCACTGGAGAAACAGCTTGCAATCTTACCTTCACAATTATCAACTGACTCTCTACCCAAAACATCCTCCAGTTGCTCCCTGGAGAGCTCTGATGGCTCAGTCTTCACCAGCTCCCCAGTAGTTTCGCCCTCTAGTcccaaaaaaacctttttaaataGGCCCCAGTCCTTTTCCACCAAGGCCACTGAAGACTGCAGTATGCCTAGCAGAGAGATCAAAAAGCATTCCATGTCGTTCTCTTTTGCAAACCGCAGGAAAACACTAATAAAAACCCAGAGTTGGGGGCCTGGAAAAAACATGGGTTTTCAGAGAGACAGCTTCACAAAGAAAGAAGATCAGTTCTCCTGCAGAGTCGTCCAGGAGAACAGCCCTGATGATGACGAACCATTGCCTGTGGAGTATCAGCAAAGGCCCCGTTTCAGGTCAGCTGATGAAGTGTTCAGAGAGGTAGACCAGAGGAATCCTGGAAGACCACCCTCTTACGAAGAGGCTACTAAAAACTGCCTGGCCACTAAAGTTCCCTCCCACAATCTCACGGTTCAAACTATGAGATTAAAGGTGTCAAACCAGGATGCTTTGCCGACTCATCCATGCAGCAGCTGTGCACAGGACGCAGCATATACACCTCTAAGGGATCTACCCAGTGGCAGAGTTTCTGCAGCGAAGGATTCTGATGTGGAAACTGAAACCCTCAGCGTCACTGTGGGAATAAACTCCCGTGTGAGTTTACCCGTGACCCCGGGAGTCTACCGATTGAGAGCCATGTCTGAATCCTGTCAAAAGAACAAACTTGAGTATGTGGCTCGGAGGTGCAGCCAGCCAGTTTTTGAGGTAGACCAGATCCAGTATGCTAAGGAATCCTACGTTTAA